One window from the genome of Pararhizobium gei encodes:
- a CDS encoding DUF934 domain-containing protein: MTKIWKESGFVIDDPWIVETEDSKAGSNEKPILGIDAFLEKASCGDSGLGVLVNPADDIVRLHPFIDQISLVAVAFPAFNDGRAFSHASLLRTRLGYSREIRAVGDVLIDQVPLMLRCGIDSFAVTNETALRRLSENRLPGIDNHYQPTARPSAEANSYSWRRVS; the protein is encoded by the coding sequence ATGACGAAAATCTGGAAAGAGTCCGGCTTTGTGATCGATGATCCTTGGATCGTCGAGACGGAAGACAGCAAGGCCGGATCGAATGAAAAGCCGATTCTTGGTATCGATGCCTTTTTGGAAAAGGCATCCTGTGGGGATAGCGGGCTCGGCGTGCTGGTTAATCCGGCGGATGACATCGTGCGGCTGCACCCCTTCATCGACCAGATTTCTCTGGTAGCCGTGGCTTTTCCCGCCTTCAACGACGGTCGCGCCTTCAGCCATGCTTCGCTGCTGCGCACCCGCCTTGGCTATTCAAGAGAAATCCGGGCCGTCGGCGATGTGCTGATCGACCAGGTGCCGTTGATGCTGCGTTGTGGTATCGACAGCTTTGCCGTGACCAACGAGACGGCGCTCCGTCGTCTGTCCGAAAACCGTCTGCCGGGTATCGACAACCATTACCAGCCAACCGCCCGTCCTTCCGCGGAAGCAAACTCCTACAGCTGGCGCCGCGTTTCCTGA
- a CDS encoding nitrite/sulfite reductase, which produces MYRYDEFDHAFVSDRVAQFRDQVTRRLSGELSEDAFKPLRLMNGVYLQLHAYMLRVAIPYGTLNSRQMRMLAHIARKYDRGYGHFTTRQNIQYNWPKLSDTPDILADLSSVEMHAIQTSGNCIRNVTADHFAGAAADEVADPRPYAEILRQWSSVHPEFSFLPRKFKIAVTGAERDRAAIQVHDIGLHLKKNDKGEIGFAVYVGGGQGRTPMVAKKIKDFLPEQDLLSYTTAIMRVYNLHGRRDNKYKARIKILVHETGAEKLAGQVEQEFLQLKNTELKLPEADINAISTYFAAPPLAERPEGWASLAQWKRTDPEFARWLQQNVQPHKHPDYGMVTISLKPIGGIPGDASDSQMDAIADLAEDYAFDEIRISHEQNVILPHVALADLEALYRGLVANGLATANAGLITDIIACPGLDYCALANARSIPLAQELSTRFGNAERQADIGELKIKISGCINACGHHHVGHIGLLGVEKKGAELYQITLGGSGDENTSIGEIIGRGFEPEKVTDAVETIVDTYLGLRNASSETFLEAYRRVGPQPFKDALYGRNQQEAA; this is translated from the coding sequence ATGTATCGTTATGATGAGTTCGACCACGCCTTTGTTTCAGATCGCGTCGCGCAGTTTCGCGATCAGGTGACGCGGCGTCTGTCGGGCGAGCTTTCCGAGGACGCATTCAAGCCGTTGCGTCTGATGAATGGCGTCTATCTTCAGCTCCATGCCTATATGCTGCGGGTCGCCATCCCCTATGGGACACTGAACAGCCGGCAGATGCGGATGCTGGCCCATATCGCGCGGAAATATGATCGCGGCTATGGGCATTTCACCACACGGCAGAACATCCAGTACAACTGGCCGAAGCTCTCGGATACGCCCGATATCCTGGCGGACCTCTCCTCTGTCGAGATGCACGCGATCCAGACATCCGGAAACTGCATTCGCAACGTGACCGCCGACCATTTCGCCGGTGCGGCTGCGGACGAGGTGGCCGACCCGCGTCCCTATGCCGAGATCCTGCGCCAGTGGTCGTCGGTTCATCCCGAATTTTCCTTCCTGCCACGCAAGTTCAAGATTGCCGTCACCGGCGCCGAGCGCGATCGGGCAGCGATTCAGGTGCATGATATCGGCCTGCACCTGAAGAAGAACGATAAGGGCGAGATCGGTTTTGCCGTCTATGTCGGCGGCGGGCAGGGGCGCACGCCGATGGTGGCCAAGAAGATCAAGGATTTCCTGCCCGAGCAGGATCTTCTGTCCTACACGACGGCCATCATGCGCGTTTACAACCTCCATGGCCGACGCGACAACAAGTACAAGGCGCGCATCAAGATCCTTGTCCACGAAACCGGTGCCGAGAAACTTGCAGGTCAGGTCGAGCAGGAGTTTCTTCAGCTGAAGAACACCGAGCTGAAGCTGCCGGAAGCCGATATCAATGCGATTTCGACCTATTTTGCCGCACCACCGCTGGCCGAAAGGCCGGAGGGCTGGGCTAGCCTGGCGCAGTGGAAGAGGACCGATCCCGAATTTGCGCGCTGGCTGCAGCAGAACGTTCAGCCGCACAAGCATCCCGACTATGGCATGGTGACCATTTCCCTGAAGCCGATCGGCGGCATTCCGGGCGATGCCAGCGACAGCCAGATGGATGCGATTGCCGATTTGGCGGAGGATTATGCTTTCGACGAGATCCGCATTAGTCATGAGCAGAACGTCATTCTGCCGCATGTCGCGCTGGCGGATCTGGAAGCCTTGTACCGCGGCCTCGTCGCAAACGGCCTGGCGACGGCGAATGCGGGGTTGATCACCGATATCATCGCCTGTCCGGGGCTCGACTATTGCGCGCTGGCCAATGCCCGCTCCATCCCGCTGGCGCAGGAACTATCGACTCGCTTTGGCAATGCCGAGAGGCAGGCTGATATCGGCGAACTGAAGATCAAGATCTCCGGTTGCATCAATGCCTGCGGCCATCACCATGTCGGCCATATCGGCCTTTTGGGGGTGGAAAAGAAGGGAGCCGAGCTCTATCAGATCACGCTCGGCGGCTCGGGCGACGAAAACACCTCGATCGGCGAAATCATCGGTCGCGGTTTCGAACCTGAAAAGGTGACCGATGCCGTCGAAACCATCGTCGACACCTATCTCGGCCTGCGCAACGCCAGTTCCGAGACATTTCTGGAGGCCTATCGGCGGGTCGGTCCGCAGCCGTTCAAGGATGCGCTCTATGGGCGAAACCAGCAGGAAGCGGCGTGA
- the cysG gene encoding siroheme synthase CysG, with protein sequence MTEQLTVFPAFFRVAQKTVAVFGNGEEAFAKVRLLLNTQANIIAYATAPEPHFADYLSANGVSAVSAPFDPAQMDGATLVFAATGDAAEDRRIVLAARALKIPANAVDQPDYCDFLTPALVNRAPVAVAIGTEGAGPVLAQMIRSQIDQLLSPSLGKLASLAQAYRDAVEHALPRGVSRRVFWRRFFSGAVADRVAQGDVAEARREASRLLQSSGRVPGHVWLVGAGPGAEDLLTLRAQRVMMEADVIVYDALVPQAIVDMGRRDAERLSVGKRKGCHSKSQDEINQLLVQLGQDGKRVVRLKSGDPLVYGRAGEEMAALRDAGVTYEIVPGITSALAAAADFELPLTLRGVASSLIFTTGHDLAGDVLPDWARLAISGATISVYMGRTVAASVAERLMQAGLPAETTVAVVENASRAGRKLLHGTLKDLPDLQYRDDLEGPVMVIIGDAVAGANFTRSESLVATRAAADVPHKQTDEMRT encoded by the coding sequence ATGACCGAACAACTGACCGTCTTCCCGGCCTTTTTTCGCGTTGCCCAAAAAACCGTCGCCGTCTTCGGCAACGGTGAAGAGGCTTTCGCTAAAGTTCGGTTGCTTCTGAACACGCAGGCGAACATCATTGCCTACGCCACGGCGCCTGAACCGCATTTCGCAGATTATCTTTCGGCGAATGGTGTTTCGGCTGTATCGGCCCCGTTTGATCCTGCCCAGATGGACGGAGCGACGCTGGTATTTGCCGCAACGGGCGATGCTGCGGAGGATCGCCGCATCGTCTTGGCGGCCCGCGCGCTGAAAATTCCGGCCAATGCGGTCGATCAGCCTGATTATTGCGACTTTCTGACGCCGGCGCTGGTCAACCGTGCACCGGTCGCGGTCGCCATCGGCACCGAGGGTGCCGGTCCTGTGCTGGCTCAGATGATCCGGTCACAGATCGACCAGTTGCTGTCGCCGTCGCTCGGCAAGCTTGCTTCGCTGGCGCAGGCCTATCGTGACGCTGTCGAGCATGCGCTGCCGCGGGGAGTTTCCAGGCGCGTTTTCTGGCGGCGCTTTTTTTCCGGAGCCGTGGCCGATCGCGTGGCGCAAGGCGACGTCGCCGAGGCTCGCCGCGAGGCGTCCCGCCTGCTGCAATCCTCCGGCCGCGTCCCGGGTCATGTCTGGCTTGTCGGGGCCGGTCCGGGCGCCGAAGATCTGCTGACGCTGCGCGCCCAGCGAGTCATGATGGAAGCCGACGTGATCGTTTATGACGCACTGGTGCCGCAGGCGATCGTCGATATGGGACGGCGCGATGCCGAGCGTTTGTCCGTCGGCAAGCGCAAGGGATGCCATTCGAAGTCGCAGGACGAGATCAATCAACTGCTTGTGCAGCTCGGGCAGGACGGCAAGCGCGTGGTTCGCCTGAAGTCCGGCGACCCGCTCGTCTATGGCCGGGCCGGCGAAGAGATGGCGGCGTTGCGCGATGCGGGCGTGACGTATGAGATCGTGCCCGGCATCACGTCGGCGCTTGCGGCAGCCGCCGATTTCGAACTGCCGCTGACATTGCGCGGCGTGGCATCGTCGCTGATCTTCACCACGGGGCACGATCTGGCCGGTGACGTTCTGCCCGATTGGGCCCGTCTGGCGATTTCCGGTGCAACCATTTCCGTCTATATGGGCCGCACTGTCGCCGCGTCCGTGGCTGAACGTCTTATGCAGGCTGGACTTCCTGCCGAAACCACGGTTGCGGTCGTGGAGAATGCGAGCCGTGCAGGGCGCAAGCTGCTTCATGGCACGTTGAAGGATTTGCCGGACCTGCAGTATCGCGATGATCTCGAAGGGCCCGTTATGGTGATTATCGGCGATGCTGTTGCCGGCGCGAATTTCACCCGGTCGGAATCCCTGGTTGCGACGCGAGCCGCCGCAGATGTGCCGCACAAGCAGACAGATGAAATGAGGACGTAA
- a CDS encoding DUF2849 domain-containing protein translates to MADKVLTANRLSDGVSVWLDASGHWGLLLQDAFVARHAEAVSALESAGKAALADNKVVDVNVIDIEEVDGVLRPLRLRERVRAEGPTIDYAPGYRGLNGPFQAA, encoded by the coding sequence ATGGCAGACAAGGTGCTGACTGCGAATCGACTTTCGGATGGGGTTTCCGTGTGGCTCGATGCGTCCGGACATTGGGGCCTGCTGCTGCAGGACGCCTTCGTCGCCCGGCATGCCGAAGCGGTGTCGGCACTGGAATCTGCCGGAAAAGCAGCCCTTGCCGACAACAAGGTTGTTGACGTGAACGTTATTGATATCGAAGAAGTGGACGGTGTTCTGCGGCCGCTGCGTCTTCGCGAGCGTGTTCGTGCCGAAGGGCCGACGATTGATTACGCGCCGGGATATAGGGGTCTGAATGGCCCGTTTCAGGCGGCTTGA